The bacterium genome includes the window CCCCGGCGGCGAGCTGGACGCCGTGCGTGGGATTATCGAGCTTCTGCGGTCGAGCCCCCTGCCGGTGGTTATCTGGGTCGGTCCGGGGGGTGCGGTGCTCGGCGACGAGGCGCTGCCCGTGGGCTTCGCCGCGGCGGGACTCTTCGGCAGCGAGAGCGCGGTCTTCGGCACCGGCCGCCCTCTCACCGTGACCGGGGGACAGCTTTCCGAGCTGGAGCCGCGCAACCGGGCCTATCTGGACGAGCTGGGCGCCCTCGCCGCCGCGGAGGCGGAGAGGTCCTCCTACAACGAGGGGTGGGCCGTCCTGTTGGCCCGGGGGCTGGTCTCGCTCACGGTCTGGGAGCTGGAAACCTACGACGTGGGCGACGGGTCGGCGGACAACCCCGGCGAGCTGGTCAAGCTTCTCGACGGCCGTCCGCTCAACTATCCCGGCCACCCCAGCTTCAACACGCAGACCTGGGTTTTGCGCGAGATAAAAACCGACATCCTGTGGGAAGTGCTCTCCTTCATCGTCAACCCCAACGTGGCCTTCGCCCTCTTCCTCTTCGCCATGTTCGCCTTCGCCTTCACCGCCACCAACCCCGGCGGGTTCTTCACCCCGGTCATGGGGAGCGTCCTTTTACTGGTGTCCCTGTTGGCCTTCGACTACCTGCCGCTCGGCTGGCTGGGCCTCCTGTTCGTCGTGGCCTCGATGGTCCTCTTCACCCTGGAAGTGCTCCTGGGCACGAGGGGCATCCTGGCGATTTTCGCCCTGGGGGCGCTCTTCGCCGGCGGGTTGACATTCTACAGTCCCGGCACGACGAGTGTGTCCCTGGTGGTACTGGTGCCCTCCCTGGCGGTCACGGGGGTTTTCTTTTTGATAGCCGTGAGCGGCGGGCTGGTGGCCAAGCTACGGGCAAAGTCCATCGGCTCGGGGGAGCTCGTCGGCGAGTTGGGCGTTACCACCACCAACTTCGGGAAGAGGCGCCGCGGAAAGGTGAAGCTGAAGGGCGACCTCTGGCCCGCCACGGCCCTGGCGCCCCTCGAGCGGGGGACCCACATCCGCGTCCGGGGAATCGAGGGGGTGCACCTGTTGGTCGAGCCCTACACCGAGCAGGACCAGACCTGAACCATCGCCGGATATGGAACAAGGGGTTTAAACCCCTTGTCTTATTCCCGGGTCCCTCTTTTTTTTTACATGAAAAACAGTCTTAGGCTGCCTGGTCTTTTTTCTCCCCCTCGAAGAAGGCGACGAACATCCCCACCAGCGGCGCCAGGGCCATGAGCATCAGGGTCACCGCCACGTTGAGCTTCGCCCCCCCGGCCAGGGAAAAGAGGAAGAGGGCCACGCCCGACGCAATCGGGACGAGGAAGAGCCAGCGGACCAGCTTCACCTCCACAGGGCGCCGGAGCAGGACGAGCATCCCCAGCGCGATCAACCCTCCCCCGACCAGGACGAGGTCCGTCCACAGCAGCCAGAGAGCCCCCGCCCGACCGAGCTCGACCGTGTAGATGAAACCGGACGCCTGGCACAGGCCGGCGAAGAGGGCCAGGAAGCCGACGGCGACGGTCGTGGAGGAAGATCGGTCTTCCCCGGAAATCCCGTGGCGCCTGACGAGGAGGTCCTGCTGCCGGTGACCGAAGCGCAGCATCCGCTTGCGGGTGCCCACTAGGGCGCCCAGTAAACCCAGCCCCAGGCCGATATAGGTGAAGACCGTGTCGTAGGCGCCCAGGAAGGTGTCGTCAGCCATCTCCCCCAGGATGTACCCCACGAAGACGGCGAAGCCGAAGTTGAAGGCCAGGGAGAAGGTGAGCTTGACGTAACGCCAGACGTCACCCCAGGGGCCCTGATCGGTGAAGACTTCGTCGTCGGGCTGCTCGCCCTTCTTTTTCCTCTGCGGATTGCGGGTCAAGGGTGCTCCTCGGATTCTGGTCAGGAACGGCGGAACCAGCGTCTGACCTGGGATTCGGACAACTCGGCGGTGGTCGGTCGCCCGTGGGGGCAGGTGGACTTGTTGGGCGAGGCCAGAAGGCGGCGCACGAGGCTGAGCATGTCCTCCCGCGTCAGCCTCTCCCCGGCCTTGATGGCGGCCTTGCAGGCGATGGCGCTCCGGGTGAGGTGCCTCCGTTGGGCCAGGGGAGCGTCGTCCCCGATCCGGCCCAGCTCGGACATCACCTCGACCGCGACTCTCTCCTCCTCCCCGGCCTCGACGAACTCGGGCACTGCCATGACCCGGAAGGCGGACGCGCCCGCAGTCTCCACGCGAAAGCCGTATTTTAACAAAAGCTCGAGATGTTCGGAGACGCGACCCGCATCCGCCGCCGAGAGCTCGACGCGGGGCGGCAGGAGCAGCTCCTGGCTGGGGACGGAACCGCCCCCGTCGTACCGGGCGAGCTCCTCGTAGATGACCCTCTCGTGGGCCGCGTGCTGGTCGATGACCAAGAGGCGGTCGGCGTACTCCACCAGGATGAAGGTTTCCGCGAACTGCCCCCGGACCTCCCAGGGCGCGTCCTCGTACAGGGGGAGCGCGGCCTCGGTGGAGAAGCTCATCTGCCCCTCGGGGAGCGTGGAGCGAGGGAGGGGCTCCATCGGCTCGTGGACGGACGACCCGGGGCCCTCGCCGAAGGGCACGTCGTCGGGCTCGTACGCGTCCCGACGACCGGTGGAGGGGTAGGGCCGGCGATCGAGCGGTCTGCCCGGCTCCCCAGTGGCCAGCGGCATCGCGGCGGTGAGGTCCACCCCGGCCTCGGATAACGCCCGCGCCACCCCGGCCTTGACCAGACGCCGGACGGCGCCCTCGTCGGCGTACTTGACCAAAAACTTCGACGGGTGCACGTTGACGTCCACCCGGGGCCCGGGAAGGTCGAGGAAGATGACCGCCTGGGGGAACCGCTGGATCGGCGTAATCCCGCGGCAGGCGCCCGTCACCGAGTCCACCACCAGTCGGTCGTCCACCGGGCGGCCGTTCACGTACACCAGTATCCCGCGGCGGTTCGGCCGGTGCAGCACGTTGGGGTGCCAGATGACCCCGCGGACCGCGCCCACGCCCGGGCTCTCGTATTCGATGCTCTCCCCGCCCCGGGTGGATTTCCCAAAATAGTCCAGCACCCGCCGGTGCCCGTCGGCCGGGGGGAGGACCAGCACGGTCTTCCCGTCGGCGAGGAGGTGAAATGCGGTTTCGGGCCGGGCCAGGGCCATGCGGGCGACGATGTCCACACAGGCCGCGCGCTCGCCGGTGTCCGTCTTCAGGAATTTGCGCCGGGCGGGTACGTTGTAGAAGAGGTCGCGGACGACGACGTCGGTCCCCACCGGAGCCCCGGCCTCGCCGTGGCGCAGCATCCGGCCGCCCTCGTACACCACCTCCGTCCCCCGGTCCCGGTCGCGGAAGCGCGTCAGGAGGCGCACGCGCGAGACGGCGCCGATGCTGGGCAGGGCCTCGCCGCGGAAGCCATAGGTCCGGATCAACTCCAGGTCCTCGAAGCGGTCTATCTTGCTGGTGGCGTGGCGCTTGAAGCAGGTCAGGGCATCCTCGGGGGTCATCCCGATGCCGTCGTCGGTCACGCGGACGAGGGATTTGCCGCCCGCCTCGATCTCCACCTCGATGCGCCCGGCCCGGGCGTCCAGGGCGTTCTCCACGAGCTCCTTGACCACGGAGGCCGGTCGCTCGACCACCTCGCCGGCGGCGATGCGCTCCGCCACGAAGGACGGCAGGATCTTGATCATTCCGTCAGGCATGGTCGCCGCCCGGATCGTACACCTCGTCGTCCTCCACCGTCTGGCCGGCCAGCTTCCTCTCCAGGCGCTTCAGGCGGTACATGAGCGCCCCCCGCTGCCGGGCCCGGGCGTAGGGGTCGCTCACCACGCGGCCGCACCGCTGGATCGCCTCCTCGACCAGCCCCTTGGCGGCGGTCAGGTTCCGGAGGCGGTGCTCCAGAAACTTGGCCTCCTCCTCGTAGGGGCGGAGGTCGTAGGGGCCCCGGCGCAGGTGGTCCCACAGCGTCCGAGCCTCGCAAAGCTCCCCGCGACGCTTGTGGTGGATGGAGAGCTCCCAGCGGGCCCGCCGTTCCATTTCCTCCGGCAGACCCACCGCGATGGCGGCGGACAGGAGCTCCCCCCGCCGGTCGCCCATCCGGGGCAGGTGGCAGCAGGCGTAGAGCTCCGCCGGGTCCTCGTAGCGCTCGAGGGGGTTTTCCGCCAGATGGAGGGCGCGGGCCGCGAGAACGGCCAGGGATTTGACATCGGTCTCGTTGTGGTAAAAAACCCGCGCCATGCGCTCAGCCACCGGTGCGCCCCGGAGGTAGGCGAAGTAGAGGGCGGGAATCTCCGCGCCGGGGACGTCATCGTCACGCTCCAGGCCCATCACCCCGCGCTCCACATCGGCCAGGGAGCAGCTCCCCAGGCGCGGCTTCCACAGGCGGCGGGCCCAGGAAAGAAGGTCCACGTGGGGCGGCTCGAGGTCCAGGAATTCCGGTCTGATACGGTTCAAGAGAAATCGCGTCTTGACCAGGGGCCAATCGAAGGCCTTACCGTTGTAGGTGACCAGGCCCGACGCGCCCCCGAGCGCGTCCGCCAGGATGTTCAAGAGGCCGCGCTCCGCCCCCGGGTCGTCCAGGAAGAACTGCCGCAGGACGTACTCGTCGCCCTCGAAGCCGCCCAGGCCGACCAGGAAGGGTAAGGTGCCGGTGCCGCCGGCGAGCCCCGTGGTCTCGGTGTCCAGAAAAACCGCGCCGGAGAAATCGAAGCCCGCGGGCGGCTCCCCCTCCACCAGGGCCAGGTTTTCCGGTGGATGGGCCAGAACGGCGTCGAGGGGGGTTCCGCCGTGGTGCTCGGCGGCGGGAAGGCGGCGCTCGACGATGAATACCCTGCCGAAAGGCGTATTCTCCCAGGCGCCGTCCACCAGCTCCTCGATGGGTGCGTGGGAGGACCGCCGTACGGGCTCGGCGGGCAGCAGGTCCTCGGGCGGCACGGGGCGCCCCTTCGAGACCAGGAGCCGTCGGAGGCGCTCCCTGACCGATTCGGCGTCCCGGGTCACCTCGACCTCGGGGGGGGCCTCCGGTTTTCCGGTCAGGTCGGACAGGCGCTCGCGGAGGTTTTTCGGCATGGCGGCGGTCGGGCGGTGGGCCGGCCTCCGGGGCCGCCCCGCCGGTGTGGGTAATTAGGCGTTAAAAAGGGTTGGTTGCTGCTGTTTAGGAGGAGAAAAAACACCTAATACAATCCAATTCTGTGGATGTCTGATTGTAGTACCGAGGTAGAAATATGTATCTCTCTTAGGGGAGCAAAGATCACCTAGGAACTTTTGTTTGATTAAACGTACCGTATCCTCTTCTGAAAAATTGGCCTTTACCTTGAGGTAAAGAGCTCCCAATTCCCAATCCGTAATCAATACTTCATGACCCTTGCAATCTTTATCTATGCAAGTGAATTTGTACCGAAATTCATATGGGATTTTTTCTATTTTCTTTATTTCTTCCCCAAGGAATTGCTGTCGCATAATTTCACGTTGCTTTGGATTCCAGTCAATGTCTCCTTTTTTGCATGTAATATCGTCAATCGTTGACGGTTTGAATGTACATAACGATATGCCTGTTTGCTTCCTTGCCATTTGTAATTCATCCATACTTTTATAAACAATTGTACTTAATACTATTTTACATTTATCATCCCAGTCTGCAACATCGCTGATAATTTTCAAGGTATCAAGCCTAGGCGTGAAACTTTCCTTTCGGTGATCAGTCGCCCGCTTGGTGGTTACACTAATCCACTGATATTTCTTGTATTTTTTATAATTATCTAGATAACGAAAAGGAATAGGAAACAGGCGTATCCATTCTCCATTACGATCAATACCTGCAGTGCAAACGACCTCTTTAACCTGTGGTTGTGGGTGGGGATAGGTTTTAACGGTTATCAATATCTCCTTTTCTTCCCACATAGCCACACCTCTCAAATGTGTATTACCTCGCAGTTGTATTCTGATTCTAAGACCTGCGCGATTACAAAACGATGACATAAATGAAAGTCCTGCTCGAAGCACATCAGCGCGGATTTTTTATTCAGGGATGTTTCAAGGACCAGTCTCAACGCATCTACGTTGGCTGGTATTACGCTGTCTAAATACCACCGAAAAAGATCTTCCAAAGACCATCTTTTTGAAAAATTCCGTTGCTCGCGTTC containing:
- a CDS encoding NfeD family protein encodes the protein MRILLVVTALLVLTTAAAQASETVPVIEWDGRVDYATLGYLEKRLDEAVDAGAPILIWRLDSPGGELDAVRGIIELLRSSPLPVVIWVGPGGAVLGDEALPVGFAAAGLFGSESAVFGTGRPLTVTGGQLSELEPRNRAYLDELGALAAAEAERSSYNEGWAVLLARGLVSLTVWELETYDVGDGSADNPGELVKLLDGRPLNYPGHPSFNTQTWVLREIKTDILWEVLSFIVNPNVAFALFLFAMFAFAFTATNPGGFFTPVMGSVLLLVSLLAFDYLPLGWLGLLFVVASMVLFTLEVLLGTRGILAIFALGALFAGGLTFYSPGTTSVSLVVLVPSLAVTGVFFLIAVSGGLVAKLRAKSIGSGELVGELGVTTTNFGKRRRGKVKLKGDLWPATALAPLERGTHIRVRGIEGVHLLVEPYTEQDQT
- the mutL gene encoding DNA mismatch repair endonuclease MutL, whose product is MPDGMIKILPSFVAERIAAGEVVERPASVVKELVENALDARAGRIEVEIEAGGKSLVRVTDDGIGMTPEDALTCFKRHATSKIDRFEDLELIRTYGFRGEALPSIGAVSRVRLLTRFRDRDRGTEVVYEGGRMLRHGEAGAPVGTDVVVRDLFYNVPARRKFLKTDTGERAACVDIVARMALARPETAFHLLADGKTVLVLPPADGHRRVLDYFGKSTRGGESIEYESPGVGAVRGVIWHPNVLHRPNRRGILVYVNGRPVDDRLVVDSVTGACRGITPIQRFPQAVIFLDLPGPRVDVNVHPSKFLVKYADEGAVRRLVKAGVARALSEAGVDLTAAMPLATGEPGRPLDRRPYPSTGRRDAYEPDDVPFGEGPGSSVHEPMEPLPRSTLPEGQMSFSTEAALPLYEDAPWEVRGQFAETFILVEYADRLLVIDQHAAHERVIYEELARYDGGGSVPSQELLLPPRVELSAADAGRVSEHLELLLKYGFRVETAGASAFRVMAVPEFVEAGEEERVAVEVMSELGRIGDDAPLAQRRHLTRSAIACKAAIKAGERLTREDMLSLVRRLLASPNKSTCPHGRPTTAELSESQVRRWFRRS
- a CDS encoding ribonuclease H-like domain-containing protein, whose amino-acid sequence is MPKNLRERLSDLTGKPEAPPEVEVTRDAESVRERLRRLLVSKGRPVPPEDLLPAEPVRRSSHAPIEELVDGAWENTPFGRVFIVERRLPAAEHHGGTPLDAVLAHPPENLALVEGEPPAGFDFSGAVFLDTETTGLAGGTGTLPFLVGLGGFEGDEYVLRQFFLDDPGAERGLLNILADALGGASGLVTYNGKAFDWPLVKTRFLLNRIRPEFLDLEPPHVDLLSWARRLWKPRLGSCSLADVERGVMGLERDDDVPGAEIPALYFAYLRGAPVAERMARVFYHNETDVKSLAVLAARALHLAENPLERYEDPAELYACCHLPRMGDRRGELLSAAIAVGLPEEMERRARWELSIHHKRRGELCEARTLWDHLRRGPYDLRPYEEEAKFLEHRLRNLTAAKGLVEEAIQRCGRVVSDPYARARQRGALMYRLKRLERKLAGQTVEDDEVYDPGGDHA